Proteins found in one Bacillus subtilis subsp. subtilis str. 168 genomic segment:
- the coaX gene encoding pantothenate kinase type III (Evidence 1a: Function from experimental evidences in the studied strain; PubMedId: 15795230, 16905099, 24784177; Product type e: enzyme) — protein sequence MLLVIDVGNTNTVLGVYHDGKLEYHWRIETSRHKTEDEFGMILRSLFDHSGLMFEQIDGIIISSVVPPIMFALERMCTKYFHIEPQIVGPGMKTGLNIKYDNPKEVGADRIVNAVAAIHLYGNPLIVVDFGTATTYCYIDENKQYMGGAIAPGITISTEALYSRAAKLPRIEITRPDNIIGKNTVSAMQSGILFGYVGQVEGIVKRMKWQAKQEPKVIATGGLAPLIANESDCIDIVDPFLTLKGLELIYERNRVGSV from the coding sequence TTGTTACTGGTTATCGATGTGGGGAACACCAATACTGTACTTGGTGTATATCATGATGGAAAATTAGAATATCACTGGCGTATAGAAACAAGCAGGCATAAAACAGAAGATGAGTTTGGGATGATTTTGCGCTCCTTATTTGATCACTCCGGGCTTATGTTTGAACAGATAGATGGCATTATTATTTCGTCAGTAGTGCCGCCAATCATGTTTGCGTTAGAAAGAATGTGCACAAAATACTTTCATATCGAGCCTCAAATTGTTGGTCCAGGTATGAAAACCGGTTTAAATATAAAATATGACAATCCGAAAGAAGTAGGGGCAGACAGAATCGTAAATGCTGTCGCTGCGATACACTTGTACGGCAATCCATTAATTGTTGTCGATTTCGGAACCGCCACAACGTACTGCTATATTGATGAAAACAAACAATACATGGGCGGGGCGATTGCCCCTGGGATTACAATTTCGACAGAGGCGCTTTACTCGCGTGCAGCAAAGCTTCCTCGTATCGAAATCACCCGGCCCGACAATATTATCGGAAAAAACACTGTTAGCGCGATGCAATCTGGAATTTTATTTGGCTATGTCGGCCAAGTGGAAGGAATCGTTAAGCGAATGAAATGGCAGGCAAAACAGGAACCAAAGGTCATTGCGACAGGAGGCCTGGCGCCGCTCATTGCGAACGAATCAGATTGTATAGACATCGTTGATCCATTCTTAACCCTAAAAGGGCTGGAATTGATTTATGAAAGAAACCGCGTAGGAAGTGTATAG
- the hslO gene encoding disulfide bond chaperone (heat shock protein HSP33) (Evidence 2a: Function from experimental evidences in other organisms; PubMedId: 11323724, 15023991; Product type f: factor): protein MDYLVKALAYDGKVRAYAARTTDMVNEGQRRHGTWPTASAALGRTMTASLMLGAMLKGDDKLTVKIEGGGPIGAIVADANAKGEVRAYVSNPQVHFDLNEQGKLDVRRAVGTNGTLSVVKDLGLREFFTGQVEIVSGELGDDFTYYLVSSEQVPSSVGVGVLVNPDNTILAAGGFIIQLMPGTDDETITKIEQRLSQVEPISKLIQKGLTPEEILEEVLGEKPEILETMPVRFHCPCSKERFETAILGLGKKEIQDMIEEDGQAEAVCHFCNEKYLFTKEELEGLRDQTTR from the coding sequence ATGGATTATTTAGTAAAAGCACTTGCGTATGACGGAAAAGTTCGGGCTTATGCAGCGAGAACGACTGATATGGTAAATGAGGGGCAGAGACGCCATGGTACGTGGCCGACAGCATCCGCTGCACTAGGCCGTACAATGACAGCTTCACTTATGCTCGGCGCTATGCTGAAGGGCGATGATAAGCTGACCGTGAAAATCGAGGGCGGAGGTCCGATCGGAGCTATTGTAGCTGATGCCAATGCCAAAGGAGAAGTCAGAGCCTATGTCTCTAACCCGCAAGTTCATTTTGATTTAAATGAACAAGGTAAGCTTGATGTCAGACGTGCGGTTGGAACAAACGGAACGTTAAGTGTCGTAAAAGATTTAGGTTTGCGCGAGTTCTTCACAGGACAAGTAGAAATCGTTTCAGGAGAATTAGGAGATGATTTTACTTACTATCTTGTGTCATCTGAGCAGGTTCCTTCATCAGTGGGCGTAGGTGTGCTCGTAAATCCTGACAATACCATTCTTGCGGCAGGGGGCTTTATTATTCAGCTGATGCCGGGAACAGATGATGAAACAATCACAAAAATTGAACAGCGTCTATCTCAAGTAGAGCCGATTTCTAAGCTCATCCAAAAAGGGCTGACACCAGAAGAAATTTTAGAAGAAGTCCTAGGCGAGAAACCTGAGATTTTGGAAACGATGCCTGTCAGATTCCATTGCCCTTGTTCAAAAGAACGGTTCGAAACAGCCATTTTAGGACTAGGCAAAAAAGAAATTCAAGATATGATAGAAGAAGATGGACAAGCCGAAGCAGTATGCCATTTTTGTAATGAAAAGTACTTATTTACAAAAGAAGAGCTGGAAGGGCTTCGTGACCAAACTACCCGCTAA